The genomic segment ACCCTCTCTTAACGTGTACGTGTCAGCGAGCGGGAACTTCTGGTAACCCCACCAACCCCTCTCTCGCCCTCACCCTGTGTTGTAGAATAATCAGATGGGACCCCCTCGGGGTGACTCTAAGCAGCTGGGTGGAGCGCCCCAGCAGCAGTCATCTCACCCTTCTGACCAGAACCACCAGCAGGCCTCCAAAGCACCTCCACCAGGCCAACAGCAGCCAGCAGAGGCCCAGCCTCAGGGGGCCAAGCCTGGGAGCTTCCCCCAGGACGGGGCCTCCTCTGGGGGCATGGACTCTAAGAGCGGAAGCCCCCAGAACGGCACGCCCCACGACGCTAACAGCAACCCTGGAGGGACGCCCGGCCACCAGACCCCCTCTGGGGCATCCCAACAGGTCTTCCCCTCTCTGGACCTTCCCAATGGTGCCGACGCCAAACTCAcggcccagcagcagcagctggcaCACGAGCTGATGTCCAGCATGGGGGACAACTCTGAGGGCCTGTCCCAGGAGCAGCTGGAGCACCGCGAACGCTCCCTGCAGACGCTACGGGACATCCAGCGCATGCTCTTCCCCGATGACAAGGAGTTATCCCTCAAAGACATGGTAGCTATGGGGCAGGGCAACCCAGGCGGGCCTCCTGGGCCCAACCCCGGCATGATGGAGGGGGAGCCCAAGAAGCCTGGGGAGCAGGGCCCCCTCCAGGCCATGATGGCCCAGTCCCAGAGCCTGGGGAAGCCTGGAGGCCCTGTGGGGCCCCGCCCTGATGGCACTTTGTTTGGGCCCGGAGGCCTCAGAGACATGTCATTCTCCCCGGACGAGCTGGGGCCTCCGCCTCCTGGGCCGCCTATGAACTCTCACGGAGGGCCCGGCGGTGAGCACGGGGATCACACAGGGATGAACCCGGAGCAGATGGCATGGCTGAAGCTGCAGCAGGAGTTCTACGAGGAGAAGAAAAGGAAGCAGGAGCAGATGCAGCACCGGGGACCCATGGGCGACATGATGATGCACCAACAAGGCCCCCGGGGCCCCATGATGCGCGGGCCCCCGCCTCCCTACCAGATCAATTCGGCTGGGGAGATGTGGGGCCCCGAGCACTTCCCAGAGCAGATGAACATGGGCCCCCGGGGCCCCATGCATCCCCACATGCAGAGGATGCCCGGCGGCTTCCCTCCTGGCATGATTAACCCGGGCATGGAGGGCGGCCCCAACCCCAGGGGGCCCCGGCCTGGAATGAATTGGCCCGACGACATGGGACCCAACATGGGCGACGGCAGGGGCTTCTTGCCCGGACAGGGGCCGTTTGTAGGGCCAGGGGGTCGGGTGGAAAGGTTCCCCAACCCACAGGCGGTGCAGGAGGCCATGTTCCAGCAGGGCATGGGGGGTGACAAGCAGGGCATGGGGCTGCCACATGGCATGATCATGGAGATGAACAGGGTGATGGGGGGAAACGGCCCCCGGGGGCCAATGGACGGCAACGGTCCTAACGGAGGAGGCATGATGTTTCCCAGAATGCCTGGCGACGTTGGCCCCATGAGCCCATCCTCCAGGATGGAGTTTGTCAAGGGCCTGGGCCGGGACATGGGCCCCGAGTTCAGCATGGGCCCCGGGAACATGAACATGGGACCCAACCCCCAGATGATGCAGGCTAAGATGAGGGGGGAGCCTCACATGAACCCCGAGGAGATGATGAAGATGAGAGGAGGCTCCATGCCAGAGAACATGGGCCCTCAGAAGATGATGCAGGGGCCTCCCTTCCCTGACCAGGGGCACCACCCAGGGGACTTCAACATGGGCCCCAACCGCCACTTCCCTGGTATGGGGCCTCACAGGCCAGGGAACCCTAGGTGCCCCAGAGTTGAACCCCCCTTCGGCCCTGACCAGCGAGGACCCAACCACGGCGGCAACGGTCGCCTCAGCCACATGCCCCCCAACTCGGGCCCGCCTCCCAGCCAGAGGAACATGGGGGGCCGCAAGGGTCCTCAGGACATCCAGGGCGGCCAGGCTAACTCACCCAACATCAACCCCCTCAAGTCCCCTACGCTAAGGCAGGTCCAGTCCCCCATGCTGGGCTCGCCCTCTGGGAACCTCAAGTCCCCCCAGACGCCCTCCCAGCTGGCCGGCATGCTCCAGGGGCCCTCAGCGGCAGCAGTGGCCGCGGCCGCTGCCTCCATCAAGTCTCCCCCCATGATGGGTTCGGCTGGAGCCTCTCCCGTCCACATGAAGTCACCCTCGCTCCCGGCACCCTCCCCAGGGTGGACATCGTCCCCCAAGCCCCCCATGCAGAGCCCAGGCATCCCCCAGAACAACAAGCAGCCCCCGCTCAGCATGACCTCACCCAACATGATGGGCAACGTGGAGCAAGGTGAGTCCCAGAAGTTTCTCCTCTGTTAGCCTTCCATCAATTCAGTTCAGTAGATTGTGCTTTATGGACTGAATCTTGACTTGAGATCTGTGCTTTTAACTCAGACTCAGGCAATGGGAGATTTGTGTGAAAGCTTGAGTTTAATTAGGATTCAGCCCTACGTGTTCTCTGCATAAGAATGTACAGTGGATATTTATGTAACtgatctctcctcttctctccccccttctcgtcgtcctctccctcttctctccccccttctcgtcgtcctctccctctccccttcaggAGGGAATGGTCCCCCCACAGCACCCCCTTCCAGTAGTGCTTCCAGTCTTCCGTCTGGCAGCCCCTACGCCCTGCCCCCTGAGCCCACGATATCTCAGAACCCCCTGTCCATCATGATGTCACGCATGTCCAAGTTCGCAATGCCCACTTCCACGCCCCTCTACCACAACGCCATCAAAACGG from the Salmo salar chromosome ssa17, Ssal_v3.1, whole genome shotgun sequence genome contains:
- the LOC106575079 gene encoding B-cell CLL/lymphoma 9 protein isoform X1; translated protein: MMLEVQEERAAATAGNFSRKERVKKERDEAGPDSGRANSNTNPSSNNHNSALAGTGHRNPRAKATPSASPHQHLTPPSVSLGSPSMHSSNPKVRNSPSANTQSSPKQKQEAMVRSPPVMSPSSAAQMDSKLPNQGKPGGAGSQSQPSPCDPKILGPKGPVGSLGLKNGQGLNAGNGAKGKMKRERSTSVESFEHRDTGTSNNEGDQKELGSRAKRLCVAERRQPYSGADWCSGGESDEEDPGFFNCNLIEMKPLDSNNALSTATSTHNAVGGQSMELGGSGPKPGSKVVYVFTTEMANKAADAVFTGHSDNIIAFHMNNNSNGKGNKPHLPVNNQMGPPRGDSKQLGGAPQQQSSHPSDQNHQQASKAPPPGQQQPAEAQPQGAKPGSFPQDGASSGGMDSKSGSPQNGTPHDANSNPGGTPGHQTPSGASQQVFPSLDLPNGADAKLTAQQQQLAHELMSSMGDNSEGLSQEQLEHRERSLQTLRDIQRMLFPDDKELSLKDMVAMGQGNPGGPPGPNPGMMEGEPKKPGEQGPLQAMMAQSQSLGKPGGPVGPRPDGTLFGPGGLRDMSFSPDELGPPPPGPPMNSHGGPGGEHGDHTGMNPEQMAWLKLQQEFYEEKKRKQEQMQHRGPMGDMMMHQQGPRGPMMRGPPPPYQINSAGEMWGPEHFPEQMNMGPRGPMHPHMQRMPGGFPPGMINPGMEGGPNPRGPRPGMNWPDDMGPNMGDGRGFLPGQGPFVGPGGRVERFPNPQAVQEAMFQQGMGGDKQGMGLPHGMIMEMNRVMGGNGPRGPMDGNGPNGGGMMFPRMPGDVGPMSPSSRMEFVKGLGRDMGPEFSMGPGNMNMGPNPQMMQAKMRGEPHMNPEEMMKMRGGSMPENMGPQKMMQGPPFPDQGHHPGDFNMGPNRHFPGMGPHRPGNPRCPRVEPPFGPDQRGPNHGGNGRLSHMPPNSGPPPSQRNMGGRKGPQDIQGGQANSPNINPLKSPTLRQVQSPMLGSPSGNLKSPQTPSQLAGMLQGPSAAAVAAAAASIKSPPMMGSAGASPVHMKSPSLPAPSPGWTSSPKPPMQSPGIPQNNKQPPLSMTSPNMMGNVEQGGNGPPTAPPSSSASSLPSGSPYALPPEPTISQNPLSIMMSRMSKFAMPTSTPLYHNAIKTVASSDDDSPPARSPNLPPMNMSGLGMNHHPGHNRMMAPTSQGPMPALSPMGMNTMGSQPLSHGMPNQMPSPNPMGGPHQGPMGPGMMGPHGMMMPGGQDPGMGNPQMIPQGRMGFTHRGQGFPPGHSPPQQVPFPHNGPGPQGGFPHGMGFQVEGGPMGRMGNMGPGGDPGGMCKPNTPGGGQDFNMFNNDNDLHEVMRTGATGMPEFDLSRIIPSEKPSQTLSYFPRGGDGPGVKPPHPSGPQGFPPQMQGMMEGNPRMGMPMQGMGGPPGPGHMGGPQDMPMGNPGHNPMRQPHPGHPGFMSQGMMGPQHRMLSPGQQPGMMGGPGQGMMQVKERGGPMYNHPGPVGSPNMMMSLHGMGGPQQTMMMPPQMRPRGMAGDMGMGFNPGPGNPGNLMF
- the LOC106575079 gene encoding B-cell CLL/lymphoma 9 protein isoform X2, whose translation is MVRSPPVMSPSSAAQMDSKLPNQGKPGGAGSQSQPSPCDPKILGPKGPVGSLGLKNGQGLNAGNGAKGKMKRERSTSVESFEHRDTGTSNNEGDQKELGSRAKRLCVAERRQPYSGADWCSGGESDEEDPGFFNCNLIEMKPLDSNNALSTATSTHNAVGGQSMELGGSGPKPGSKVVYVFTTEMANKAADAVFTGHSDNIIAFHMNNNSNGKGNKPHLPVNNQMGPPRGDSKQLGGAPQQQSSHPSDQNHQQASKAPPPGQQQPAEAQPQGAKPGSFPQDGASSGGMDSKSGSPQNGTPHDANSNPGGTPGHQTPSGASQQVFPSLDLPNGADAKLTAQQQQLAHELMSSMGDNSEGLSQEQLEHRERSLQTLRDIQRMLFPDDKELSLKDMVAMGQGNPGGPPGPNPGMMEGEPKKPGEQGPLQAMMAQSQSLGKPGGPVGPRPDGTLFGPGGLRDMSFSPDELGPPPPGPPMNSHGGPGGEHGDHTGMNPEQMAWLKLQQEFYEEKKRKQEQMQHRGPMGDMMMHQQGPRGPMMRGPPPPYQINSAGEMWGPEHFPEQMNMGPRGPMHPHMQRMPGGFPPGMINPGMEGGPNPRGPRPGMNWPDDMGPNMGDGRGFLPGQGPFVGPGGRVERFPNPQAVQEAMFQQGMGGDKQGMGLPHGMIMEMNRVMGGNGPRGPMDGNGPNGGGMMFPRMPGDVGPMSPSSRMEFVKGLGRDMGPEFSMGPGNMNMGPNPQMMQAKMRGEPHMNPEEMMKMRGGSMPENMGPQKMMQGPPFPDQGHHPGDFNMGPNRHFPGMGPHRPGNPRCPRVEPPFGPDQRGPNHGGNGRLSHMPPNSGPPPSQRNMGGRKGPQDIQGGQANSPNINPLKSPTLRQVQSPMLGSPSGNLKSPQTPSQLAGMLQGPSAAAVAAAAASIKSPPMMGSAGASPVHMKSPSLPAPSPGWTSSPKPPMQSPGIPQNNKQPPLSMTSPNMMGNVEQGGNGPPTAPPSSSASSLPSGSPYALPPEPTISQNPLSIMMSRMSKFAMPTSTPLYHNAIKTVASSDDDSPPARSPNLPPMNMSGLGMNHHPGHNRMMAPTSQGPMPALSPMGMNTMGSQPLSHGMPNQMPSPNPMGGPHQGPMGPGMMGPHGMMMPGGQDPGMGNPQMIPQGRMGFTHRGQGFPPGHSPPQQVPFPHNGPGPQGGFPHGMGFQVEGGPMGRMGNMGPGGDPGGMCKPNTPGGGQDFNMFNNDNDLHEVMRTGATGMPEFDLSRIIPSEKPSQTLSYFPRGGDGPGVKPPHPSGPQGFPPQMQGMMEGNPRMGMPMQGMGGPPGPGHMGGPQDMPMGNPGHNPMRQPHPGHPGFMSQGMMGPQHRMLSPGQQPGMMGGPGQGMMQVKERGGPMYNHPGPVGSPNMMMSLHGMGGPQQTMMMPPQMRPRGMAGDMGMGFNPGPGNPGNLMF